ATGAACAACAGTGTGAATGTGGCCATGCTGCAGGTATATATACTAGGATGGAGGTTCAGTACTTGGGAGGAGGTTGGGGGAGTCCATTCTGAGCCAGGGCTGGAAGTAAGAAGTAGGACTCAAGGCAAGAAGGGAAGATGAGCCCTGGTGGATGAACAGGGGGCCTGAGAGATCCCTCCTCACCGGACACTCCCCAGAGGCTCCTGGAAATGCAGAACAAAGGGAACAGGAGGCCAGGATCTGGAGACCCGGACCAGATAGAGGCAGTCAAATCCTTTCTGGACCCCAGCAGAGGAGGCTACAGCTGGCGGGAGGCCCATGCTGATGTGGAGCGCCTGGTGGGCACACTGGGCCAAGTGATGGAGGTGAGGGGTTTTTCACTTGGGGACCTCTGCAGGGAGGAGTGGTACAGACCAACGTGATGATGACAGTGTGGAGACAGTCCTGTCCTGGGGATTCAGAGGGAAGAGACAATACTTCAAGGGCCTGAGCAGGGGCACATCCTGGGTTTTGCAGAGGTCTGAAGAAGCCAGCCTGCTGTTTGGGGTCAGAGGGGGAAGCTGATCCACCATGTAGAGGTCACCTGAGGAGGGGAAGACAGTCCAGCTTCAGGTCCAGTGGGAGGCGCCGGTGGGTCTGAGGGTCAGGCAGACTTCCTCATGGGATTCATGCCCCCACAGTGTGTGTCCCTGGACAAACTAGAGGCCGCACCTTCAGAGGAAGCCCTGGTGTCGCGAGCCCTACAGCTGCTAGCTGAGCGCCGCCTCTGGGCTGGCGTCGTTTTCCTGGGGCCAGAGAATTCCCCGAACCCTGCAGAGCTGCCAGCCTCAGACTTCCGCCCTGGCCACTTGCTTGTCAAGATCCGCATGGACATCGACGACGTCACGAGGACCAATAAGATCAGGGACAAGTGAGGGCGGGGCCAAGAATGTGGTGGGTGGAGCTAAGGGCGTTCGCCTATTGGAGATTGACGGAACCCGGGCAGTACTGATAAATAGCAGGCGGAGCCCAGGTCTCCATAGACCAATTGGAGCCTTGGTGGGCGTGGCCTAGGCCATGATGGGGTGTAACCAAGGGCCTGGGAAAAAAGATGGGAATGGTATAGGTTGAAGGCATTAGTGGACTGGCCAGGTGCGTAATTGCTTCGACAGAAGTATAAGGGTAGTAATATAAGGAAGGGCAGAGTTAAGGCTGCGATGGGCAAGGCCCTAGGAGTTTGCCCCCTTCTCTACAGCCTCATCCCTTCCCTCAAAGGTTTTGGGACCCCGGCCCTGCCGCAGATCCTCTGATGGACCTTCGCTACGTGTGGGGCGGCTTCGTGTACCTGCAGGACCTTCTGGAGAGTGCGGCTGTACGCATGCTCAGTGGCACCAACCCCAGCGCTGGCCTCTACCTGCAGCAGATGCCCTACCCTTGCTATGTGGATGATGTGTGAGCTCCATGCCCCCTCCTCACTCATTCCCTCAGCCCTTAGTCCCCGGGTTAGGATGGAGCCTGGGCTCCACTGGGGAACATTCATGCATACAAGCCTGTGAGCTGGTTTACAGGAATCACTTCATGTGATCTATAGAGGGAGTAGAAAGGATCCCAGAGAGTGTAGGCTCTCCAGGCGCAGGGAGACCGTGGCCTATGCTGAGAGCTGGGACTCCAAGGCTGGAACTGAGTTCTGAGGAGGTAGGGGCGGGTGCTAACCCTCAGGCTGCCAGAGCCTTGAGATCCTAGGGCGAAGATCGTTCCAGGTGGGTGGGTGAATAGCTATGCAGGGTCTCTAGCTCTACCCCAGTGTCCTGTGCCCCAGGTTCCTGCGTGTACTGAGCAGGTcgctgcctctcttcctgacgcTGTCTTGGATCTACTCGGTGGCACTGACCGTGAAGGCTGTAGTGCGGGAAAAGGAGACTCGGCTGCGCGACACGATGCGCGCTATGGGGCTCAGTCGCGCAGTGCTCTGGCTCGGCTGGTTTCTCAGCTGCCTCGGGCCCTTCCTTCTCAGCGCCGCGCTGCTGGTGCTGGTGCTCAAGGTTGGGGTACCTTGGCCTTCCTGGCTGTACAATGGGGGCGCGTGAGGGATATAGGCAGGACGCTCCCAGTGTCGGTGCGCGCGTCCCAAGGCTCAGTCCCAGAGCCGTATCCTGAGCTCCCTTTTCATTTACAGCTGGGGGACATCCTCCCCTACAGCCATCCAGTCGTGATCTTTCTGTTCCTGGCGGCTTTCGCGGTAGCCACCGTGGTCCAGAGCTTCCTGCTGAGTGCCTTCTTTTCCCGTGCCAACCTTGCGGCGGCCTGCGGAGGCCTCGCCTACTTCTCACTATACCTACCCTACGTGCTGTGTGTGGCTTGGCGGGAGCGACTGCCCGTGGGCGGTCGCGTGGCAGCGGTGAGGACCGAAGCAGGTCTGGTGGGGGACGGCCTCGGCTGTGCTCTCTCGCTGACCCATCCTCTCCCACCCTCAGAGCCTGCTGTCGCCGGTGGCTTTCGGCTTCGGGTGTGAGAGCCTAGCGCTGCTGGAAGAGCAGGGCGAGGGCGCACAATGGCACAACTTAGGCATCGGGCCCGCGGCCGACGTCTTCAGCCTGGCGCAGGTCTCTGGCCTCCTGCTGCTGGACGCCGCGCTCTACAGCCTCCTCCTCTGGTACCTGGAGGCCGTGTGCCCAGGTGGGCTGTAGGGGGAGGGGTTCCGGGAGGGGACGTTAGTGTGCGCTGGAGGGTGGGTGGAGCGGTGAGGCCTTCCTGCTATTTGGTACCTAGAAGCACCTAGGCCAGGTTAAGTTCCAGCAGGGGCGGGGCTTCAGGATATGGCGCACATGCGCAGAAAAGACCGGGTGGTGGGGAGGTGCTTCCGGGCCTTTTGCTACCTGGAGGCGTGTTCGCCTGGGGCTTCCTGGAACATGCGCATAGATGTCTGTCCTTGAGGGAGGGGACTGAGGCAGATGCCTAGGAGCATTTTCCTACCACCTCCTACTTGAATGACCTGATTCCAATGTATGGCCAGAGGTTGGTACACTACGTGAGGATGGCAAGCGTAACTAAGCTTACCTTCCCGCAGGCCAGTATGGGATCCCCGAGCCATGGAATTTCCCCTTTCGGAAGAGCTACTGGTGCGGGCCTGGACTCCCTAAGGGTCCCGTCCCCGCCCCCGCCGCTCAGGACCCAAAGGGTGAGGCCCCAGGAGCCCTAGCAGCGACTTCCCCATTTGAACGTTCCTGTTGCTacccccccccacccacacatacacaaaataacaGGTTCCGCAAATCCCAATCCCCTGGACTCCCCAGTTCACAGGCCCTGCACCTGCTGAAGTCCCCTGGAGCTCCCCAGCCAGACAGGTCCCTCCAATCAATTCAGCGTCAGGCTCCGCAGCCAACGCTGCTATTCCTCCACAGTGCTTGTGGAAGAGGCGCCGCCTGGCCTGAGTCCCGGAGTCTCCGTTCGCGGCCTGGAGAAGCGCTTTCCTGGCTGCGCGCAGCCAGCCCTACGTGGGCTCAGCCTGGACTTCTACAAGGGACACATCACCGCCTTCCTGGGCCACAACGGGGCCGGCAAGACGACCACGCTGTGAGCCGGccactccctcccttctctgGCTTGAGCTTCCATATCCATTCAGTGGGGAAGATGTCTAGGACCAGAGGGTTCCTGTCATTAATTACAGTGGAGGCGGGAACCTCAGTTCACTTTGGGCACCCAACAGGCATAGGATAAGTTATTACATCTGAGCCTAAGTTTCCCTCCCTTGTGAAATGGGGACATGGAACAGCTTTGGGCTGGGTATGCAGTAGGTGCCCTGTAAGTGCTGGTGGCCCTTCTCTCTGTGGAGAGGTGCTGCCCTATCACTCCTGCACTCCCAGGTCTATCCTGAGTGGCCTTTTCCCACCTACTGGAGGTTCGGCCTTTATCCTGGGCCATGATGTGCGATCTAGCATGGCAGCCATCCGTCCCCACCTGGGCATCTGTCCTCAGTACAACGTGCTGTTTGACATGTGCGTCCTGGTGTGGTGTGCCTGAAGGGCTGTGGTGGGTGGGACTGGGCAACCACCAGGAACCTGCTCACCATGGTGGACTGTTTGCCACCCCTGGTCACAGGCTGACTGTGGAGGAACACGTGTGGTTCTATGGCCAGTTGAAGGGTCTGAGTGCTGCTGCTGTAGGCCCGGAGCAGGAGTGTCTGCTGCAGGATGTGGGCCTGGTCCCCAAGAGGTTCACACAGACCCGCCACCTCTCTGGTGAGCCAGCCTGGGACACCAGCTCCATGGGAGGGAGGGTGGTGAGAAGCCTGGGCAAAGACCTGGACGCTGAGGTCCACGAGGATAGTGAAGGAGGGTCATGCTGAGATTGCCACCCTGTCCCAGGTGGAATGCAGAGGAAGCTGTCAGTGGCCATTGCTTTTGTGGGTGGCTCCCAAGTCGTTATCCTGGATGAACCTACTGCTGGCGTGGACCCTGCATCCCGCCGCAGCATTTGGGAGCTGCTGCTGAAATACCGAGAAGGTAAGAGTTAGAAGTGGCCTAAGGCCCTCCTAGATTCTGCGTGAGGGGTCAAGAAAAGTTTCTGACCTTTTGTGATCAGAAAAAGTCAGAAAGGAAGTGCCATTATGGGATTTTTGAGGGCCAAGTGGAACTGTCCTGCATGGGTTACAAAATTCCTGGCAGAGACCACAGCGTGGGTAAAGACCTGGTGGCTTGATGATGGTTCATGTGGGTTGGATCCCCATGCCCAGGTCGCACTCTGATCCTCTCCACTCACCATCTGGATGAGGCGGAGCTGCTGGGAGATCGTGTGGCCATGGTGGCGGGTGGCCGCCTGTGCTGCTGTGGGTCTCCGCTCTTCCTGCGGCGTCACTTGGGCTCTGGCTACTACCTGACACTTGTGAAGAGGTCCTTGCCCCAGACTACCAGTGAGAAGGTGAGAGCCCCTGATCCCTGGCTCCCAAACTCTGTCCTGCCTGATGACCATGCCAGTCATTGCCCCTCTATCTGCAGGGTAACACTGACTCAAAGGACAGTTTGGAGAGGGAGCTGGGCAACCAGAGCAGTGTGGCAGGTGAGGGCTGTGCTGAAAGACCCCGAAAGTATGGGTGGGGGTTACAGTGTTTTAACTCAAAGGACCCCTGACCCCACCCTGGGATGCAGCTGGAACAGTGACCCTGACCCTGAGGCAAGTGTGACCCCAACTTTAACCAGCCCCCCTCACTTCTGACCCTACCCTCAGGTTTttaatcctgatctctgcccaaaGGAACAGCCCTCCTCCAAGAAGCgtggggagggaggagcaggGCAGGAACTGAGGGTCCTTGACCTGCTAGGCCTCTGATATATCCCCGTACTTCCAGGTGCACCCCAGCTCCTGGCCCTGGTGCAGCGCTGGGTGCCAGGGGCACGGCTGGTAGAGGAGCTGCCCAGCGAGCTAGTGCTGGCCCTGCCCTATGAGGGTGCCCTGGATGGCAGCTTCGCCGCACTCTTCCAGGAACTGGATGGACAGCTGGGAACACTGAGGCTCACCAGCTATGGGATCTCAGACACCAGCCTTGAGGAGGTGCGGAATCAGCAAGGGCTGCCTGGACAAGGGGCTCTGAAGAATGAATAAGAGTTTGCTTATTGACAGCAAGGGAATTCCAGGGAGGAGACTCTGAGGAGGCCTAATGGACACACAGTGTGCAAGTGGTCCCTCCCATGGGCCCCCAGCTCTGAACCCCCTACTCTGTCTCCCCAGATCTTTTTGAAGGTGGTGGAAGACTGTGCTGTGGACACAGACTCAGAGGGTGCGGCCAAGACTCCCTGACCTTTCACTCCTGACGTTGGTCCAGAGCTGTACCTGACCTGAGGCCAACTCCTAATCCTTCACTGAGTCTGTCCCCAGTATATAGCCCTGAATCCTGATCTCTCCATTTATGGTCCCTTGATCTTGACTCTGACCCCAGAGTCAAACACTAATCCTGGCCTCTCACCCTGTTGAATCTCCAGGTGTCAACTCTGGGCATCATCTGAGTACCCGTATTGCCTACCTGCCCCAGACACTGCCTGAGGCCTCAGCCTTGGAAAACGGGGAGCCAGGTCAGTCCTCCCTGCCCCAAGGCCCCTACCCAGGTTCCTACAAAATGAACACTGACCCCCCACACACTCCCCACAGCTGGGTCATCCCTGGAGACCCAGACCTTACAGGGCTTCAGGCTGGACACTACAGACCGGGTACAGGGCTGGGCGCTAACCTGCCAACAGCTCCGGGCCTTGCTTCTCAAGCGTTTTTTGTTGGCTCACCGCAGCCGCCGAGGCCTGTTTGCACAGGTAAGGGGGACTCAACTTAACGCCATGCATAATTATTGAGGGCACAGGGAGCAGGAGCAGGGAAGGGTACAGGCAAACCTAGAGGGGGAATGGAGGCAGAAATTGATGGTCTGGTCCCCCAGATCGTGCTGCCCGCCCTGTTTGTGGGCCTGGCTCTGGTGTTCAGCCTCATCATGCCTCCTTTTGGCCACTACCCGGCTCTGCGGCTCAGTCCTGACATGTATGGTGCCCAGGTCTCCTTCTTCAGGTGGGTATAGGGGAAGGGAGGTGGTGGCAGGAGGACTAGGGCCCTGAGGCCAGAACTCTAACTCTGTACCCCTCCCCACAGCGAGGACGCACCAGACGACCCCGAACGGGTTCGTCTGCTTGAGGCGCTGCTGGAGGAGGCAGGACTGGAGATACCCTACCTGCAGAACACTTCCATCAGGTGAGGCCCTCTGCCTGGGCCCTGCCCCCTTCTGACTTTGGTTTGCtctttggcctcagtttcccctcttgGCTCTGTTGTGGGTGCACCCCATGCTCCTGGGAGCCAGGAGCCACTGTGTCTCCAGGACCCCACGTGGCCATGCTCACAGTCTGCGCTGACTCCGCAGGGTTCCTGAGTGCACACAGAGCCTTGCGTGCTACTTCTCTATCCCTGAGATTCCTGCTGATGTGGCTGAAGTGCTGGTTAATGGCAACTGGACCCCAGAGTCTCCATCCCCAGCCTGCCAGTGCAGCAGGCCTGGTGCCCGCCGCCTGCTGCCTGACTGCCCAGTTGCAGCTGGTGGCCTCCCACCACCCCAAGCCTTGGCCAGCTCAGGAGAAGTGGTACAGAATCTGACAGGCCGGAATCTGACTGACTTCCTGGTCAAAACCTACCCAAGCCTTGTGCGCAAGGGGTAAGCTGCCACTGGCGTTGCTTGCTTGGCTGGGGTTGGGGGGAGTCTGACGTCAGGGATGTTCAGCCAGAGGCTGCGGGCTGGGAGTTCCCCAGTGACCTCCATGCTCACCTCCTGCTTCTCACCCTTCGTTCTCCTGGCACCTCCATCTTTCCCCATCTCACTCTCTGTCCCCTATCCCTGTCCCTCTTTCTGCTGGTCTCCCTGCAGCCTGAAGACTAAGAAGTGGGTGAATGAGGTCAGGTAAGGAGGGACCTGGTGTGGGGTCCCCCACCTGTTTCTTTCTTATGCTCTTAGCCGCCCCATCTCTGCTCCCATTGCCCCACAGATACGGGGGTTTCtcattgggaggcagagactcagACCTGCCCTCTCAGCATGAGGTAGGCCGCATGGTGG
The sequence above is drawn from the Castor canadensis chromosome 14, mCasCan1.hap1v2, whole genome shotgun sequence genome and encodes:
- the Abca7 gene encoding phospholipid-transporting ATPase ABCA7 isoform X7, which translates into the protein MAFWTQLMLLLWKNFMYRRRQPIQLLVELLWPLFLFFILVAVRHSHPPLEHHECHFPNKPLPSAGTLPWLQGLICNVNNSCFPQMTPGEKPGLLSNFKDSLVSRLLADALTVLGSPSANRTMAALGKLMPVLRTARSRAWPPQSDWRQEQPSMTTEFLGTLLEEESLAWVLGQAQESMSSFVEAAQDLVKEFLALPSLVALRTLLQRPQGTGDPLQLLSEVLCSAKGPSSPGGLSLNWYEASQLKELVGPEPAPALPVDGLSPACSKLMGSLDNHPLSHLLWRRLKPLIHGKLLFTPDTNFTRQLMAQVNRTFEELALLRDIQEVWGVLGPQLFAFMNNSVNVAMLQRLLEMQNKGNRRPGSGDPDQIEAVKSFLDPSRGGYSWREAHADVERLVGTLGQVMECVSLDKLEAAPSEEALVSRALQLLAERRLWAGVVFLGPENSPNPAELPASDFRPGHLLVKIRMDIDDVTRTNKIRDKFWDPGPAADPLMDLRYVWGGFVYLQDLLESAAVRMLSGTNPSAGLYLQQMPYPCYVDDVFLRVLSRSLPLFLTLSWIYSVALTVKAVVREKETRLRDTMRAMGLSRAVLWLGWFLSCLGPFLLSAALLVLVLKLGDILPYSHPVVIFLFLAAFAVATVVQSFLLSAFFSRANLAAACGGLAYFSLYLPYVLCVAWRERLPVGGRVAASLLSPVAFGFGCESLALLEEQGEGAQWHNLGIGPAADVFSLAQVSGLLLLDAALYSLLLWYLEAVCPGQYGIPEPWNFPFRKSYWCGPGLPKGPVPAPAAQDPKVLVEEAPPGLSPGVSVRGLEKRFPGCAQPALRGLSLDFYKGHITAFLGHNGAGKTTTLSILSGLFPPTGGSAFILGHDVRSSMAAIRPHLGICPQYNVLFDMLTVEEHVWFYGQLKGLSAAAVGPEQECLLQDVGLVPKRFTQTRHLSGGMQRKLSVAIAFVGGSQVVILDEPTAGVDPASRRSIWELLLKYREGRTLILSTHHLDEAELLGDRVAMVAGGRLCCCGSPLFLRRHLGSGYYLTLVKRSLPQTTSEKGNTDSKDSLERELGNQSSVAGAPQLLALVQRWVPGARLVEELPSELVLALPYEGALDGSFAALFQELDGQLGTLRLTSYGISDTSLEEIFLKVVEDCAVDTDSEGVNSGHHLSTRIAYLPQTLPEASALENGEPAGSSLETQTLQGFRLDTTDRVQGWALTCQQLRALLLKRFLLAHRSRRGLFAQIVLPALFVGLALVFSLIMPPFGHYPALRLSPDMYGAQVSFFSEDAPDDPERVRLLEALLEEAGLEIPYLQNTSIRVPECTQSLACYFSIPEIPADVAEVLVNGNWTPESPSPACQCSRPGARRLLPDCPVAAGGLPPPQALASSGEVVQNLTGRNLTDFLVKTYPSLVRKGLKTKKWVNEVRYGGFSLGGRDSDLPSQHEVGRMVEELRALLNPQPGGALDRVLNNLTEWALGLDAQNSIKIWFNNKGWHAMVAFVNRANNALLRAHLPPGPARHAHSITTLNHPLNLTKEQLSEAALMASSVDVLISICVVFAMSFVPASFTLVLIEERVTRAKHLQLIGGLPPTLYWLGNFVWDMCNYLVAVCIVVLIFLAFQQKAYVAPANLPALLLLLLLYGWSITPLMYPASFFFSVPSTAYVMLTCINLFIGINSSMATFVLELFSDQKLQEVSQILKQVFLIFPHFCLGRGLIDMVRNQAMADAFEHLGDRKFQSPLRWEVVGKNLLAMVVQGPLFLLFTLLLQHRNHFLPQPKPKLLPPLGEEDEDVAVERERVTRGTTQGDLLVLRDLTKVYRGERMPAVDRLCLGIPPGECGPGTGRRAPPHGLLSSVRRHLRAADWSRALGVLRAPARRPRGPRCTDSQLWPGPPGAPTVCGQICRHLQWRQQTEAGDSYCAGWGSGGGLSGRAHNRNGPQRASLPLEQPPGCGAGGPLRGAHFAQHGGMRSTLHTPGHHGEWAVPMPGQRAASQGQIRGWPHADPEGTSRPTRAHGRLRGGGVPRG
- the Abca7 gene encoding phospholipid-transporting ATPase ABCA7 isoform X8; protein product: MAFWTQLMLLLWKNFMYRRRQPIQLLVELLWPLFLFFILVAVRHSHPPLEHHECHFPNKPLPSAGTLPWLQGLICNVNNSCFPQMTPGEKPGLLSNFKDSLVSRLLADALTVLGSPSANRTMAALGKLMPVLRTARSRAWPPQSDWRQEQPSMTTEFLGTLLEEESLAWVLGQAQESMSSFVEAAQDLVKEFLALPSLVALRTLLQRPQGTGDPLQLLSEVLCSAKGPSSPGGLSLNWYEASQLKELVGPEPAPALPVDGLSPACSKLMGSLDNHPLSHLLWRRLKPLIHGKLLFTPDTNFTRQLMAQVNRTFEELALLRDIQEVWGVLGPQLFAFMNNSVNVAMLQRLLEMQNKGNRRPGSGDPDQIEAVKSFLDPSRGGYSWREAHADVERLVGTLGQVMECVSLDKLEAAPSEEALVSRALQLLAERRLWAGVVFLGPENSPNPAELPASDFRPGHLLVKIRMDIDDVTRTNKIRDKFWDPGPAADPLMDLRYVWGGFVYLQDLLESAAVRMLSGTNPSAGLYLQQMPYPCYVDDVFLRVLSRSLPLFLTLSWIYSVALTVKAVVREKETRLRDTMRAMGLSRAVLWLGWFLSCLGPFLLSAALLVLVLKLGDILPYSHPVVIFLFLAAFAVATVVQSFLLSAFFSRANLAAACGGLAYFSLYLPYVLCVAWRERLPVGGRVAASLLSPVAFGFGCESLALLEEQGEGAQWHNLGIGPAADVFSLAQVSGLLLLDAALYSLLLWYLEAVCPGQYGIPEPWNFPFRKSYWCGPGLPKGPVPAPAAQDPKVLVEEAPPGLSPGVSVRGLEKRFPGCAQPALRGLSLDFYKGHITAFLGHNGAGKTTTLSILSGLFPPTGGSAFILGHDVRSSMAAIRPHLGICPQYNVLFDMLTVEEHVWFYGQLKGLSAAAVGPEQECLLQDVGLVPKRFTQTRHLSGGMQRKLSVAIAFVGGSQVVILDEPTAGVDPASRRSIWELLLKYREGRTLILSTHHLDEAELLGDRVAMVAGGRLCCCGSPLFLRRHLGSGYYLTLVKRSLPQTTSEKGNTDSKDSLERELGNQSSVAGAPQLLALVQRWVPGARLVEELPSELVLALPYEGALDGSFAALFQELDGQLGTLRLTSYGISDTSLEEIFLKVVEDCAVDTDSEGVNSGHHLSTRIAYLPQTLPEASALENGEPAGSSLETQTLQGFRLDTTDRVQGWALTCQQLRALLLKRFLLAHRSRRGLFAQIVLPALFVGLALVFSLIMPPFGHYPALRLSPDMYGAQVSFFSEDAPDDPERVRLLEALLEEAGLEIPYLQNTSIRVPECTQSLACYFSIPEIPADVAEVLVNGNWTPESPSPACQCSRPGARRLLPDCPVAAGGLPPPQALASSGEVVQNLTGRNLTDFLVKTYPSLVRKGLKTKKWVNEVRYGGFSLGGRDSDLPSQHEVGRMVEELRALLNPQPGGALDRVLNNLTEWALGLDAQNSIKIWFNNKGWHAMVAFVNRANNALLRAHLPPGPARHAHSITTLNHPLNLTKEQLSEAALMASSVDVLISICVVFAMSFVPASFTLVLIEERVTRAKHLQLIGGLPPTLYWLGNFVWDMCNYLVAVCIVVLIFLAFQQKAYVAPANLPALLLLLLLYGWSITPLMYPASFFFSVPSTAYVMLTCINLFIGINSSMATFVLELFSDQKLQEVSQILKQVFLIFPHFCLGRGLIDMVRNQAMADAFEHLGDRKFQSPLRWEVVGKNLLAMVVQGPLFLLFTLLLQHRNHFLPQPKPKLLPPLGEEDEDVAVERERVTRGTTQGDLLVLRDLTKVYRGERMPAVDRLCLGIPPGECFGLLGVNGAGKTSTFRMVTGDTLPSGGEAVLAGHSVAQEPAAAHRRMGYCPQSDAIFELLTGREHLEFFARLRGVPEVHVAQPALAWPAWGSHGMRTDLQAPTVEATNGSWRQLLRWLGIRRWSFWTSPQQEWTPARVASSGTASWLWCGRAAPWCSLRTAWRNAKHSAHAWPSW